From the genome of Tsukamurella pulmonis:
TGATCTTCCGGTTCAACAACCCCGACGCTCTGCTGGTGCTGCTCATGACCGCGGCCGCCTACTGCACCGTCCGCGCGTGCCAGGCGGCGTCGTGGCGGTGGCTCGTCGCCTGCGGCGCGCTGCTCGGCTTCGCCTTCCTCACCAAGATGCTGCAGGGCCTCCTGGTGCTGCCGGGGTTCGGCCTCGCGTACCTGCTGTTCGCGCGGACGTCCTGGCTGCAGCGGGCGCGGGATCTCGCGCTGGGTGTCGTGGCCGTGGTGGTCTCGGCCGGTTGGTACGTGCTGCTGACGGTGCTCTGGCCCGCGTCCTCGCGCCCGTACATCGGCGGGTCGAAGGACGGCACGTTCATGGACCTCGTGCTCGGCTACAACGGCCTGGCGCGGATCGTCGGGAACAGCGGCGGCGATTCCGGCTTCGGCGGCGGCGGTGGGCCGGGCGGCGACGCCGCCACGGGCACCTCGTTCGGCGGCACCCCGAGCCTCGCCCGCCTGTTCAGCAACGAGTTCGGCAACGAGATCTCCTGGCTGCTGCCCGCGGCGCTGCTGGTCCTGGTGATCGGGCTGGTGCTGGTGGCGCGCCGCCGCCTGGAGCGGGACCTCGCGCTGGGGCTGACGGTGTTCGGCACCTGGCTCGTGGTGACCGGGGTGGTCTTCTCGTACATGAGCGGCACGGTGCACCCGTACTACACCGTGGCGCTCGCGCCGGCGATCGCGGTGCTGGTGGGCGGCGGTGCGGCCGTCGCCTGGAGCCGCAGGTCGACGGTGCCCGGCACGCTCGCGCTGGTCAGCCTCGTGCTCGCTGCCGGCGGGTGGGGCATCGTCCGCGCCTGGCGGGCGGGATACGCGTGGCCGGTGCTGGGGATCGTCGTGGGCGTGCTGACGGTGGCGGCGATCGTCGCGCTGCTCGTCACCCGTCGGGGCGCGGGGCGGGCCGTGGCCGCCGCGTTGGTGCTCGCGCTGCTCGCCGGCGGCGTCGCGACGGCGGCGTTCTCGTTCTCCACCGCCGGCACCGCGCACACCGGCGGCGTGCCCACGGCGGTGCGGACCGCGAAGTCCGGTGACATGTTCGGCGGTCCGGGCGGCGGGCGCGCGGGGGAGGCACCGTCGGACCGCGGGGCGACGGCGGGGCTCCCGGCGGGCGTCGAGCTGCCCGACGGTGCGCGCGACGGGGGCGGCGGGCCGGGCGGCCAGGCCGCGAATGCCGAGCTGGTCGCGTTGCTCAAGGGCACGACGACGCAGTGGGCGGCCGCCGTCAACGGTGCGCAGAGTCAGGGCTCGCTGCAACTGAACTCGGGCCGGCCCGTGATCGCGATCGGCGGGTTCAGTGGATCCGACCCCGCGCCCACGCTCGCGCAGTTCCAGCAGTGGGTGAAGGACGGGAGGATCTCGTACTACGTCGCCTCCGGCGGCTTCCGCCCCGGCGCCGGCACATCCGAGATCCAGAGCTGGGTGGAGAAGAACTTCACCGCGACGAAGGTCGGGAGCGCGACGGTCTACGAGCTGGTGACCTAGGCTCGGCTCCGAGCGTCTGTGACGGTCAGGCCCCGTCGTCGCGGACGTCCTTGCCCTGCTCGGCGAACGCCGTGAAGTCCTCCATGTGCTGCAACTGCTGCTTGCGGAAGGCGCCGGGCAGCAGGAGTGTCATCAGCCGCAGCAGCGGATTGCGGAAGCGGTACTCGTTCTCGCTCTGCCACAGTGTGGCCCCGGGGCCCGCGGCCGTCAGTCGTTCCCGCGCGGCGCTCCACATCCCCGCGCCCTCGATCTCCCGCTCGAACCGGACCACGGTGCCGGCCCGAATCACGCTGAGGTCCGCCGGCTCCCGGAGCGTGATCGTCTCCGTCATCTCCATCGTGTGCTTCCCCGAGCGCAGGACGACCCGCGAGATCGTGCCGACCTCGCCGTGCGCCCCGCTCACCGGCTCGTGGACGACCATGCCCCGCAGCCACATCGGCAGGTTCGCGGGATCGGAGAGCAGCCGCGCCACCCGCTCGAGCGGCACCCCGATCTCGATCGACGTCGTGCACTTCATGCCTCGGACGGTACCGGTGCTCGTCGTGCTCGCGCCCATGTCCGCGGACTGAGGCAGGATGGGGACATGAACCGACTCGGTGCGTCCACCAGCCCCTACCTGCGCCAGCACGCCGACAACCCGGTGCACTGGCAGGAGTGGGGCGAGGCCGCGCTGGCGGAGGCCGCCGAGCGCGACGTGCCGATCCTGCTCTCCATCGGCTACGCCGCCTGCCACTGGTGCCACGTCATGGCGCACGAATCCTTCGAGAACGAGGCCATCGCGCAGCAGATGAACGACGGCTTCGTCTGCATCAAGGTCGACCGCGAGGAGCGCCCCGACCTCGACGCGATCTACATGAACGCCACCGTCGCCATGACCGGGCAGGGCGGATGGCCCATGACGTGCTTCCTCACCCCGGCGGGCGAGCCCTTCTACTGCGGCACCTACTACCCGCCCGCGCCGCGCGGCGGGCAGCCGAGCTTCCCGCAGCTCCTCGAGGCCATCACCGACACCTGGCGGGAGCGGCGCGACGAGGTCGGCCGCGTCTCGGCGCAGGTGGCCGCGCATCTGCGGCAAGCCTCCGCCGGCCTGCCCGACGGTGCCGCCCCCTCCACCGAGGAGCTCGCCGGGGCCGTGCGCGCGATCTGCGCCGACGAGGATCCGTCGGGCGGATTCGGTCGCGCGCCGAAGTTCCCGCCGTCGGCCACCGTCGAGGCGCTGCTGCGGCACCACGAGCGCACCGGCGACCCCGCCTCCTACGGCGTGGCGCTGCGGTGCGCCGAGGCGATGGCCCGCGGCGGCATCTACGACCAGCTCGGCGGCGGCTTCGCCCGCTACGCGGTGGACGCCGACTGGGTGGTGCCGCACTTCGAGAAGATGTTGTACGACAACGCACTCCTGCTCCGCTTCTACGCGCATCTGGCGCGGCGCACCGGCTCGCCGCTGGCGCTGCGCGTCGCCGATGAGACGGCCGACTTCCTCCTGCGCGACCTCGGCGTCGACGGCGGCGGGCTGGCCTCCTCGCTCGACGCGGACACCGTCGTCGACGGGCACGGCGTCGAGGGCGCCACCTACGTGTGGACGCCGCAGCAGCTCATCGAGGTGCTCGGCGAGGCCGACGGGGCCTGGGCCGCAGAGGTTTTCGCCGTCACGCCCGGCGGCACGTTCGAGCACGGCACCTCCACGCTGCAACTGCGCGGCGAGCCCGACGCGGTGCGCCTGGCCGACGTGCGGCGCCGGCTCTTCGACGCACGGACGCAGCGTCCGCAGCCCGGCCGCGACGACAAGGTGGTCACCGTGTGGAACGGCCTCGCGATCACCGCGCTCGCGGAGGCCGGCCGGACCGACGAGGCCGAGGCGGTCGCGCGGTACGTGCTCGGAACCCATTGGGACGGTGACCGTCTGCGGCGCAGTTCGCTCGGCGGGGCGGTGGGCGAGGCCGACGGCGTGCTCGAGGACTACGCCGCGCTGGTCACCGGCCTGCTCGCGCTGACGCAGCGCACCGGCGACACCGACTGGTCGGCAACGGCGGCCGCGATCCTGGACGCCGCCGTCGCGCGCTTCGCCGACCCGGAATCCGACGGAAGTTGGTACGACGCACCGTCGGACGGCGAGGCGCTGCTGACCCGCCCGCGTGACCCCGCGGACGGCGCGACGCCGGCCGGGGCCAGCCTCATCGCCGAAGCCCTCACCTATGCCGAGGCCCTGCTCGGGGAGCGCTACGCCCCGCTCGCCGCCGCCACCCGTGCCCGCTCCGGTGAGCTGATCCGGCGGGTGCCCCGCGGCGCCGGACACCACCTCGCCGTCGCCGAGCAGGCGGCGGCCGGGCTGCAGATCGCCATCGCCGACGGCACCGGCGCCGCCGCGCTGGCGGCGGAGGCGCGCAGGCTCGCGCCCGGAGGGGCGGTGGTCGTCGTGGGTGCCAAGGATTCGCAGCCCCTGCTCGAGGGGCGCGGCCCCGTGGACGGGCGGGCCGCGGCCTACGTCTGCCACGGCAGCGTCTGCTCCCTGCCCGTCATCGACGGTGAGACGCTCGCCACAGAGATCGCGCGATAGCTGTGCTATGTTCGGCTCGTGGGTATGAACGCGTATTGGCACTTTACCGAGGCTCCGGGTGGAGCCGGCGGTGAAGCGCGCATGCGCGGATAAACCCGACCGTACGAACCCGGAGCCGAAGGCAGCGAGATCACTCGCTGCCTTTTTCTATGGCGCCGGAACGGATCTGGTGCCGTCACCAGAAAGGTTTTCCATGACCATCGAGCTCGATACACCGGCGTCGACATCGAACCGTCGGGTCTCGGCGTTCCACGCGATCCCCTCGCCCGTGCAGCTGCGCGACGAGCTGCCGCTCGCACCCCGTCTGGCCGCCCAGGTCGAGGCCGACCGCGCCGCGGTCGCCGACGTCATCGCCGGCCGCGACCAGCGGCTCCTCGTCGTGGTGGGCCCCTGCTCCGTGCACGACCCCGAGGCCGCCCTCGACTACGCCCGCCGGCTCAAGCCGATCGCGGACGAGCTGGCGGACGAGCTGCTCATCGTGATGCGCGTGTACTTCGAGAAGCCGCGCACCACCGTCGGGTGGAAGGGCCTCATCAACGACCCCGGCATGGACGAGAGCTACGACGTGCCCCGCGGCCTGCGCACCGCGCGGCAGCTGCTCCTCGACATCCTGGAGATCGGCCTGCCCGTGGGCTGCGAGTTCCTCGAGCCGACGAGCCCGCAGTACATCGCGGACACCGTCGCCTGGGGCGCGATCGGCGCCCGCACCACCGAGTCGCAGGTGCACCGTCAGCTCGCGTCCGGGCTGTCGATGCCGATCGGGTTCAAGAACGCCACCGACGGCAACGTCTCCGTCGCGATCGACGGGGTGCAGGCCGCCGCGGCCCGGCACGTCTTCTTCGGCACGGATGACGACGGCGCCGCCGCCGTGGTCGAGACCGTCGGCAACGACAACTGTCACATCATCCTGCGCGGTGGGCGCGGCGGCCCGAATTTCGACGCCGACTCCGTCGCCGCCGCCGTGGGCGCGCTGGACAAGGCGGGACTGGCCCCTTCGGTGATGGTGGACTGCTCGCACGCCAATTCGGGCAAGGATCACGTCCGCCAGGCCGAGGTCGCGCGGGAGATCGCGGCCCGGCTGGGCGCGGGGGAGAAGGGCGTCTCCGGCGTGATGCTGGAGTCCTTCCTGGTCGCCGGCGCGCAACAGCCCGGCCCCGGCCCGCTGGTCTACGGCCAGTCCGTCACCGACAAGTGCATGGCCTTCGACACCACCGACTCGGTGCTGCACGATCTGGCGGCCGCCCTCCGCTGAACCGCGTCGCGAAATTCGGGTTCTGCGGCTGTCCGCGCTGGATTTCTACCGCGGACCGCCGGAATCCCGGAGTTTCGGAACGGGGAGTAGGTTGATCGCCGTGGCGATCGCACCGGATGTCAAGGACTGGACCTGGGTCATCGAGCGGGCCTGCCCGGCCTGCGGATTCGACCCGTCGACGGTCCGCCGCGAGGACGTCGCCGACCGCATCGCGCGGTCGGCCGCCGGCTGGGACGCGGCGCTGGCGAGGCCCGATGCGCGCATCAGGCCCGATGAGCAGACCTGGTCGGTGCTCGAATACGGCTGCCACGTGCGCGACGTGCACCGCATCATGCGCGAGCGCCTGGGCCTGATGCTGGCGCAGGACGGCGCGGCCTTCGCGAACTGGGACCAGGACGTGACCGCCGTCGAGGACGCGTACAACGAACAGGACCCGGGTACCGTCGCCGCCGAGCTGGACCGCGAGGCTGCGGCCTTCGCGGACGCGTACCGCACAGTCGGGGACGGCGACTGGGCGCGGACGGGCCTGCGCTCGAACGGCTCCGCGTTCACGATCGGGTCGTTCGCCGTCTACGCCCTGCACGACCTGGAACATCACCGCACCGACGTGGGAATGGAGAACACGCATGGCTGAAGTCGCCGTCGTCACCGGAGCGAGCAGCGGGATCGGCGCCGCCACCGCGCGCCACCTCGTGCGCGCGGGGTTCGACGTGGTGATCGGTGCCCGCCGGGTCGAGCGGCTCGAAGAGCTCAAGGCCGACCTCGAGGCCCAGCACCCCGAGCGGATCGTCACGGCTCTGCCGCTCGACGTCTCGGACGTGGACTCGGTGAAGGCCTTCACCGACGCCATCGAGAAGGTCGACGTGCTGGTCAACAACGCCGGTGGCGCGCTCGGCGTGGACCGCATCGAGACCGCGGACGAGGCCGACTGGTCCCGCATGTACGACATCAACGTGCTCTCGATCCTGCGCATGGTGCAGGCGCTGCTGCCCAAGCTGCGCGCCTCGCCGGCCGCGAGCGTCGTGACCATCGGCTCCGTCGCGTCCATCGAGGCCTACGAGACCGGCGCCGGCTACAACGCCGCCAAGTTCGGCGCCCGCGCGGTGACCCGCGTCCTGCGCATCGAGCTCAAGGGCGAGCCGATCCGCGTCATCGAGATCGACCCCGGCCTGGTGGAGACCGAGTTCTCCGTGGTGCGGCTCGGCGGCGATCAGGAGGCGGCCGACAAGATCTACGAGGGCGTCGACAACCTCACCGCCGACGACATCGCCGAGGCCGTGACCTGGACCGTCACCCGCCCGCCGCACGTCAACATCGACACGATGCAGATCATGCCGCGCGATCAGGTCGCGGCGCGCAACGTGCACCGGCGCACGTAACGATCAGCGCGATTCGAACGGTTCCGATGCGGACCGCCGCCTGACAGAGTTTCCTGTTCGTGTGCCCACTGGGGCGCCGGAGAGGAATTCATGGCCGGAGAGCCCCCGCTTCTGAGGGTGAAGAACGCCGTCATCGAAC
Proteins encoded in this window:
- a CDS encoding SRPBCC family protein, whose product is MKCTTSIEIGVPLERVARLLSDPANLPMWLRGMVVHEPVSGAHGEVGTISRVVLRSGKHTMEMTETITLREPADLSVIRAGTVVRFEREIEGAGMWSAARERLTAAGPGATLWQSENEYRFRNPLLRLMTLLLPGAFRKQQLQHMEDFTAFAEQGKDVRDDGA
- a CDS encoding glycosyltransferase family 39 protein, with translation MGCVTETTARRCAVTALLAATALLYCWNLSINGYGNDFYAAAAQAGGANWKAWLFGSLDAGNVITVDKPPAALWVTGLSVRLFGLSSWSVLLPQALIGVGTVGLVYLTVRRLLGTLEDRIATGGALLAGAVCALTPAAVLIFRFNNPDALLVLLMTAAAYCTVRACQAASWRWLVACGALLGFAFLTKMLQGLLVLPGFGLAYLLFARTSWLQRARDLALGVVAVVVSAGWYVLLTVLWPASSRPYIGGSKDGTFMDLVLGYNGLARIVGNSGGDSGFGGGGGPGGDAATGTSFGGTPSLARLFSNEFGNEISWLLPAALLVLVIGLVLVARRRLERDLALGLTVFGTWLVVTGVVFSYMSGTVHPYYTVALAPAIAVLVGGGAAVAWSRRSTVPGTLALVSLVLAAGGWGIVRAWRAGYAWPVLGIVVGVLTVAAIVALLVTRRGAGRAVAAALVLALLAGGVATAAFSFSTAGTAHTGGVPTAVRTAKSGDMFGGPGGGRAGEAPSDRGATAGLPAGVELPDGARDGGGGPGGQAANAELVALLKGTTTQWAAAVNGAQSQGSLQLNSGRPVIAIGGFSGSDPAPTLAQFQQWVKDGRISYYVASGGFRPGAGTSEIQSWVEKNFTATKVGSATVYELVT
- a CDS encoding DinB family protein, with the protein product MAIAPDVKDWTWVIERACPACGFDPSTVRREDVADRIARSAAGWDAALARPDARIRPDEQTWSVLEYGCHVRDVHRIMRERLGLMLAQDGAAFANWDQDVTAVEDAYNEQDPGTVAAELDREAAAFADAYRTVGDGDWARTGLRSNGSAFTIGSFAVYALHDLEHHRTDVGMENTHG
- a CDS encoding 3-deoxy-7-phosphoheptulonate synthase; this encodes MTIELDTPASTSNRRVSAFHAIPSPVQLRDELPLAPRLAAQVEADRAAVADVIAGRDQRLLVVVGPCSVHDPEAALDYARRLKPIADELADELLIVMRVYFEKPRTTVGWKGLINDPGMDESYDVPRGLRTARQLLLDILEIGLPVGCEFLEPTSPQYIADTVAWGAIGARTTESQVHRQLASGLSMPIGFKNATDGNVSVAIDGVQAAAARHVFFGTDDDGAAAVVETVGNDNCHIILRGGRGGPNFDADSVAAAVGALDKAGLAPSVMVDCSHANSGKDHVRQAEVAREIAARLGAGEKGVSGVMLESFLVAGAQQPGPGPLVYGQSVTDKCMAFDTTDSVLHDLAAALR
- a CDS encoding thioredoxin domain-containing protein; translated protein: MNRLGASTSPYLRQHADNPVHWQEWGEAALAEAAERDVPILLSIGYAACHWCHVMAHESFENEAIAQQMNDGFVCIKVDREERPDLDAIYMNATVAMTGQGGWPMTCFLTPAGEPFYCGTYYPPAPRGGQPSFPQLLEAITDTWRERRDEVGRVSAQVAAHLRQASAGLPDGAAPSTEELAGAVRAICADEDPSGGFGRAPKFPPSATVEALLRHHERTGDPASYGVALRCAEAMARGGIYDQLGGGFARYAVDADWVVPHFEKMLYDNALLLRFYAHLARRTGSPLALRVADETADFLLRDLGVDGGGLASSLDADTVVDGHGVEGATYVWTPQQLIEVLGEADGAWAAEVFAVTPGGTFEHGTSTLQLRGEPDAVRLADVRRRLFDARTQRPQPGRDDKVVTVWNGLAITALAEAGRTDEAEAVARYVLGTHWDGDRLRRSSLGGAVGEADGVLEDYAALVTGLLALTQRTGDTDWSATAAAILDAAVARFADPESDGSWYDAPSDGEALLTRPRDPADGATPAGASLIAEALTYAEALLGERYAPLAAATRARSGELIRRVPRGAGHHLAVAEQAAAGLQIAIADGTGAAALAAEARRLAPGGAVVVVGAKDSQPLLEGRGPVDGRAAAYVCHGSVCSLPVIDGETLATEIAR
- a CDS encoding SDR family NAD(P)-dependent oxidoreductase, translating into MAEVAVVTGASSGIGAATARHLVRAGFDVVIGARRVERLEELKADLEAQHPERIVTALPLDVSDVDSVKAFTDAIEKVDVLVNNAGGALGVDRIETADEADWSRMYDINVLSILRMVQALLPKLRASPAASVVTIGSVASIEAYETGAGYNAAKFGARAVTRVLRIELKGEPIRVIEIDPGLVETEFSVVRLGGDQEAADKIYEGVDNLTADDIAEAVTWTVTRPPHVNIDTMQIMPRDQVAARNVHRRT